One segment of Arthrobacter sp. MMS18-M83 DNA contains the following:
- a CDS encoding GntR family transcriptional regulator has product MSQLNLSIDRSSPVPLYHQVVQGIETAIHTGLLKPGSRLDNEVDLAARLNLSRPTMRMAMDELVRSGLLIRKRGVGTQVVSSQVRRPLELSSLFDDLSNNGGKPTTKVLTFNHVQADGATREALHLPAGATAFHFTRLRKIDGKPLALMENWVRDDITEINADLLGSQGLYGILRNGGVNFRLATQRMGAMVANEYQARLLETTIGSALVTMERTAVDDKGRNVETGRHVYRADSYSFEMTLVQR; this is encoded by the coding sequence ATGAGCCAACTCAATCTCAGCATCGACCGTTCTTCGCCGGTGCCCTTGTACCACCAGGTGGTGCAAGGCATTGAGACGGCCATCCACACTGGTTTGTTGAAGCCCGGAAGCCGGCTGGACAACGAAGTGGATCTCGCCGCACGGCTGAACCTGTCGCGCCCCACGATGCGCATGGCCATGGATGAGCTGGTCCGTTCCGGCCTCCTGATCCGAAAGCGTGGCGTAGGCACGCAAGTGGTGTCCAGTCAGGTCCGGCGCCCGCTTGAGCTGTCCAGCCTTTTTGACGATCTCAGCAACAACGGCGGCAAACCTACTACGAAGGTGCTCACGTTCAACCACGTCCAAGCGGACGGCGCCACCAGGGAAGCCCTCCATCTTCCGGCTGGGGCCACCGCGTTTCACTTCACCAGATTGCGCAAGATCGACGGGAAACCCCTGGCGCTGATGGAAAATTGGGTCCGCGATGACATTACGGAAATCAACGCTGACCTTCTGGGCAGCCAGGGCCTGTATGGCATCCTTCGGAACGGCGGGGTGAATTTCCGGCTCGCTACCCAGCGCATGGGCGCAATGGTTGCCAATGAGTACCAGGCGCGGTTGCTGGAAACAACGATTGGTTCCGCACTGGTCACCATGGAGCGCACTGCCGTGGACGATAAAGGCCGGAACGTGGAGACAGGCCGGCACGTCTACCGTGCCGATTCCTACAGCTTCGAAATGACACTGGTTCAGCGCTGA
- a CDS encoding sugar porter family MFS transporter, with protein sequence MATIQAHRGAPRPAPLPHLTDGPHRKRLGQVALTATFGGLLFGYDTGVINGALQPMTAALGLTPITEGIVTSSLLFGAAAGAIGGGRLSDVWGRRKTIILLALMFLVGTLSCVFSPNFEVMVLGRIILGLAVGGASTVVPVFLAELAPYEIRGSLAGRNELMIVIGQLAAFVLNAIIGNVWGEFGGVWRIMLAVAALPALALFFGMLRMPESPRWLISQGRSQEALAVLTSIRSPERAAAELADVRHLADEEKEIKWSGWSALRSKWLLRILLVGIGLGVAQQLTGINSIMYYGQSVLVEAGFSSSAALVANIAPGVIAVIGGLTALRLMQTMNRRRTLLTGFALTTVCHFLIGIASIALPIGNPARPFVILFLVVAFVGSVQTFLNIAVWVMLSEIFPLHIRGFAIGVSVFCLWIANAFLGLYFPILVAAVGITGSFFLFGVVGLLALVFIYTQVPETRGRTLEALEEDVTTGTIYLAHKTK encoded by the coding sequence ATGGCAACTATCCAAGCCCACCGCGGAGCACCCCGCCCGGCACCGCTCCCGCACCTCACCGACGGGCCCCATCGCAAGCGACTAGGCCAGGTGGCCCTCACCGCGACGTTCGGCGGCCTGCTCTTTGGCTACGACACGGGTGTCATCAACGGCGCGCTCCAGCCGATGACCGCTGCGCTCGGCCTTACCCCGATCACCGAGGGCATAGTGACCAGTTCGCTCCTGTTTGGTGCTGCCGCCGGTGCAATCGGCGGCGGCCGGCTATCCGACGTCTGGGGCCGCCGAAAGACCATTATCCTTCTTGCCCTCATGTTCCTCGTGGGAACTCTCTCGTGCGTCTTCTCGCCGAACTTCGAGGTAATGGTCCTCGGCCGGATCATCCTCGGCCTAGCCGTTGGCGGTGCCTCCACCGTTGTACCCGTGTTCCTCGCCGAGCTTGCCCCCTACGAGATCCGCGGCTCGCTCGCGGGGCGCAACGAACTTATGATCGTCATCGGCCAGCTGGCCGCATTCGTCTTGAATGCGATCATCGGCAATGTGTGGGGAGAGTTCGGCGGTGTCTGGCGCATCATGCTCGCCGTCGCAGCCCTGCCCGCTCTCGCTCTGTTCTTCGGCATGCTGCGGATGCCGGAGTCCCCTCGCTGGCTCATCTCCCAAGGCCGCTCTCAGGAGGCCCTTGCCGTCCTCACCTCGATCCGTTCTCCTGAGCGGGCGGCTGCGGAGCTGGCCGACGTCAGGCACCTCGCCGACGAGGAGAAAGAAATCAAGTGGTCGGGCTGGAGTGCGCTTCGCAGCAAGTGGCTGCTGCGCATCCTGCTCGTAGGCATCGGCCTCGGCGTCGCCCAGCAGCTCACCGGCATCAACTCGATCATGTACTACGGCCAGTCCGTGCTCGTCGAGGCAGGCTTCAGCTCCAGCGCCGCGCTGGTCGCCAACATCGCTCCCGGAGTCATTGCAGTCATTGGCGGCCTGACCGCACTTCGACTCATGCAGACCATGAACCGCCGCAGAACCCTGCTGACAGGGTTCGCTCTGACCACCGTTTGCCATTTCCTCATCGGGATCGCCTCAATTGCCCTTCCCATCGGCAACCCGGCCCGTCCCTTCGTGATCCTCTTCCTCGTGGTCGCGTTCGTCGGATCCGTGCAGACTTTCCTCAACATCGCCGTGTGGGTCATGCTCTCCGAGATCTTTCCCCTTCACATCCGCGGGTTCGCGATCGGCGTCTCGGTCTTCTGCCTCTGGATCGCCAACGCTTTCCTGGGCCTTTATTTCCCCATTCTCGTCGCCGCCGTCGGCATCACGGGATCCTTCTTCCTGTTCGGCGTGGTCGGCCTCCTTGCCCTCGTGTTCATCTACACACAGGTCCCGGAGACCCGCGGGCGCACGCTCGAAGCGCTTGAGGAAGACGTCACCACCGGCACCATCTATCTCGCCCACAAGACGAAGTAG
- a CDS encoding recombinase family protein produces the protein MNGQRLGYVRVSSLDQNTRRQLEDIELGRVFTDKASGKDTKRPQLEELLKFARDGDTVIVHSMDRLARNLDDLRSVVQKLTGRGVRVEFLKENLTFTGDDSPLANLMLSVMGAFAEFERALIGERQREGITLAKRRGAYRGRKKVLTTERAADLVRRAAAGEPKAALAREYGISRQTVYEYIRKADPRN, from the coding sequence GTGAACGGCCAGCGTCTGGGATACGTCAGGGTCAGCAGCCTGGATCAGAACACCCGGCGTCAACTCGAGGACATCGAGCTGGGCCGGGTGTTCACCGACAAGGCATCGGGCAAGGACACGAAACGGCCCCAGCTGGAAGAACTCCTGAAGTTCGCCCGCGACGGGGACACCGTGATCGTGCACAGCATGGACCGGCTGGCACGCAACCTCGATGACCTGCGATCCGTGGTGCAGAAACTGACCGGCCGGGGCGTACGCGTCGAGTTCCTAAAGGAAAACCTCACCTTCACCGGGGACGACTCACCCCTGGCAAACCTCATGCTCTCCGTCATGGGCGCCTTCGCGGAATTCGAGCGTGCCCTAATCGGTGAACGCCAAAGAGAAGGGATAACCCTGGCCAAACGACGCGGAGCCTACCGGGGACGGAAGAAAGTCCTAACCACCGAACGGGCGGCAGACCTGGTCCGGCGCGCCGCAGCGGGGGAGCCAAAAGCGGCCCTTGCCCGCGAGTACGGCATCAGCCGCCAAACCGTCTACGAATACATCCGTAAGGCCGACCCTAGGAACTAG
- a CDS encoding aldo/keto reductase, whose product MTLSLPKIGLGCMSLSHAYGVPPSVETGLAFLRTALDEGVGMFDTATLYGGGRNEELVGQAIAGRRDEVLLASKCGMAIVDGVKRIDGRPETLRAQVDASLGRLGVDRIDLYYLHRWDKQVPIGESIGALAEMVASGKIGAIGLSEVSMDRLREAQAVAPIAAVQNEYSLWSRNPELGMLEATRESGTALVAFSPLARGFLGDGLGGPDEFAPKDIRRNMPRFQPEHWPANASLLPQWRTLAAEAGCSPGQLALAWVLSRGDHVVPIPGTTRVDHFRENQAAADLTVDAGLLARAGELIGTSTVSGLRYAEAASREVDAEPFENTP is encoded by the coding sequence ATGACCCTGAGCCTGCCGAAGATCGGTCTCGGCTGCATGTCGCTCAGCCACGCCTACGGCGTGCCGCCGTCGGTCGAGACCGGCCTGGCCTTCTTGCGCACGGCGTTAGACGAGGGCGTGGGCATGTTCGACACCGCCACGCTCTACGGCGGCGGCCGCAACGAGGAACTGGTCGGGCAGGCCATCGCGGGCCGCCGCGACGAGGTGCTGCTCGCGAGCAAGTGCGGCATGGCGATCGTCGACGGGGTCAAGAGGATTGATGGGCGCCCCGAGACCCTGCGCGCCCAGGTGGACGCGTCGCTCGGGCGTCTCGGGGTAGATCGCATCGACCTGTACTACCTACACCGCTGGGATAAGCAGGTGCCCATCGGGGAGAGCATTGGCGCACTCGCCGAGATGGTGGCCAGCGGCAAGATCGGCGCCATCGGCCTCTCGGAGGTGTCGATGGACCGCCTGCGCGAGGCGCAGGCGGTCGCCCCGATCGCCGCGGTCCAGAACGAGTACTCGCTGTGGAGCCGCAACCCGGAGCTCGGCATGCTCGAGGCCACTCGTGAGAGCGGGACAGCGCTCGTGGCGTTCTCGCCGCTCGCGCGGGGCTTCCTCGGCGACGGGCTCGGAGGCCCGGACGAGTTCGCGCCCAAGGACATCCGCCGGAACATGCCCCGGTTCCAGCCAGAGCACTGGCCCGCCAATGCGTCCCTGCTGCCGCAGTGGCGCACACTCGCCGCGGAGGCCGGCTGCAGCCCCGGACAGCTCGCGCTCGCGTGGGTGCTCTCCCGCGGGGACCACGTGGTGCCAATCCCGGGGACGACACGCGTGGACCACTTCCGCGAGAACCAGGCCGCCGCAGACCTCACGGTCGACGCCGGGCTGCTCGCCCGCGCGGGCGAGCTCATCGGAACCTCCACGGTGTCGGGGTTGCGCTACGCGGAGGCCGCGTCCCGCGAGGTCGATGCGGAGCCCTTCGAGAACACCCCATGA
- a CDS encoding Gfo/Idh/MocA family oxidoreductase — translation MTNKTRVAVVGANGAFGMKHLDGLKNIDDAEVTVVSATSQEKADRVAAKYGIANAVVGLDGVLERDDVDAVILATPTGLHASQTQEVLKAGKHVQVEIPLADSLADAEATLAAAEASDRIAMVGHTRRFNPSHQLVHNRILGGEFNVQQMDVQTYFFRRTNTNAKGEARSWTDHLLWHHAAHTVDLFAYQAGKIVQANAIQGPIHPELGIAMDMSIQLKSETGAICTLSLSFNNDGPFGTFFRYIGDTETYIARYDDLYNGKDEQIDVSKVAVSMNGIELQDREFVSAIREGREPNSSIRQVIDCYRVLGALEEQLG, via the coding sequence ATGACTAATAAGACCCGCGTCGCAGTCGTCGGCGCCAATGGCGCCTTCGGAATGAAGCATCTTGACGGACTGAAGAACATCGATGACGCCGAGGTGACGGTCGTTAGCGCCACCTCGCAGGAGAAGGCGGACAGGGTAGCCGCCAAGTACGGCATCGCCAACGCCGTCGTTGGGCTCGACGGCGTCCTCGAGCGCGACGACGTCGACGCCGTCATCCTCGCCACACCGACCGGCCTGCACGCCTCGCAGACCCAGGAGGTACTCAAGGCGGGCAAGCACGTGCAGGTCGAGATCCCGCTCGCGGACTCCCTCGCTGACGCGGAGGCAACCCTCGCCGCCGCCGAGGCCTCTGACCGGATCGCGATGGTAGGCCACACGCGCCGCTTCAACCCCTCACACCAGCTCGTGCACAACCGTATCCTCGGCGGCGAGTTCAATGTCCAGCAGATGGACGTCCAGACGTACTTCTTCCGCCGCACCAACACCAACGCCAAGGGCGAGGCCCGCTCCTGGACAGACCACCTCCTGTGGCACCACGCGGCCCACACCGTCGACCTGTTCGCCTACCAGGCCGGCAAGATCGTGCAGGCGAACGCCATCCAGGGCCCCATCCACCCCGAGCTCGGCATCGCCATGGACATGTCAATTCAGCTCAAGAGCGAAACCGGGGCGATCTGCACACTGTCGCTGTCTTTCAACAACGACGGGCCGTTTGGCACCTTCTTCCGCTACATCGGCGACACCGAGACCTACATCGCGCGATACGACGACCTGTACAACGGCAAGGACGAGCAGATCGACGTGTCGAAGGTAGCCGTGAGCATGAACGGTATCGAGCTGCAGGACCGCGAGTTTGTCAGCGCGATCCGCGAGGGTCGTGAGCCGAACTCCTCGATCCGCCAGGTCATCGACTGCTACCGCGTACTCGGTGCGCTCGAGGAGCAGCTCGGATGA
- a CDS encoding protocatechuate 4,5-dioxygenase subunit alpha/beta — protein sequence MALDKPYKNVPGTIIFDADMARKGYHLNQFSMSLMKPENRERYLAGREAYLDEWPLSPKQRQAVLDMDLNAMMAEGGNIYFLSKIGATHGLSFQQMAGSMTGMSEAAYRDMMIGGGRRAEGVRAKDLDGWTPPAPREKSATMRENAPAKFTSALFTSHVPAIGAAMDLGKTEEPYWKKVFDGYEWTRKWAKENTPDVVILVYNDHATAFDSSIIPTFVLGTGAEYPIADEGYGPRPVPDVKGYPEFAAHIAQSVIQDDFDLTLVNEMVVDHGLTVPLSLVFGDVKEWACKVIPLAVNVVQYPVPSGRRCYELGKALRRALDKWDGPELNVQIWGTGGMSHQLQGPRAGLINEEWDNAFLDHLIADPLGLTAWDHMEYVDEAGSEGIELVDWLIARGAMDDQFGGGSPSVDHRFYHVPASNTAVGHLVISNPVAQCTDSTAQLAEPAVSV from the coding sequence ATGGCACTCGACAAGCCCTACAAGAACGTTCCCGGCACGATCATCTTCGACGCCGACATGGCCCGCAAGGGCTACCACCTGAACCAGTTCTCCATGTCGCTGATGAAGCCCGAGAACCGCGAGCGGTACCTGGCCGGCCGCGAGGCGTACCTCGACGAATGGCCTCTCTCGCCCAAGCAGCGCCAGGCCGTGCTCGACATGGACCTCAACGCCATGATGGCCGAGGGCGGCAACATCTACTTCCTGAGCAAGATCGGTGCTACCCACGGCCTCAGCTTCCAGCAGATGGCCGGCTCAATGACCGGCATGTCCGAAGCTGCCTACCGCGACATGATGATCGGGGGCGGACGTCGCGCAGAGGGCGTCCGTGCAAAGGACCTCGACGGCTGGACGCCGCCGGCACCACGCGAGAAGTCCGCGACGATGCGCGAGAACGCCCCGGCAAAGTTCACCTCGGCGCTCTTCACCTCGCACGTGCCCGCTATCGGTGCCGCGATGGACCTCGGCAAGACCGAGGAGCCGTACTGGAAGAAGGTCTTCGACGGCTACGAGTGGACCCGCAAATGGGCCAAGGAGAACACGCCCGACGTCGTCATCCTCGTCTACAACGACCACGCTACGGCGTTCGACTCCTCCATCATCCCGACCTTCGTGCTCGGCACGGGCGCCGAGTACCCGATCGCGGACGAGGGCTACGGCCCCCGCCCGGTTCCGGACGTCAAGGGCTACCCGGAGTTCGCCGCGCACATCGCGCAGTCGGTCATCCAGGACGACTTCGACCTGACCCTCGTGAACGAGATGGTCGTGGACCACGGCCTCACCGTGCCGCTCTCGCTCGTCTTCGGCGACGTCAAGGAATGGGCATGCAAGGTTATCCCCCTGGCAGTTAACGTGGTGCAGTACCCGGTGCCCTCCGGCCGTCGCTGCTATGAGCTCGGCAAGGCTCTGCGCCGCGCCCTCGACAAATGGGACGGCCCGGAGCTCAACGTGCAGATCTGGGGTACCGGCGGCATGAGCCACCAGCTCCAGGGTCCGCGCGCCGGCCTCATCAACGAGGAGTGGGACAACGCCTTCCTCGATCATCTCATCGCCGACCCTCTGGGCCTGACCGCGTGGGACCACATGGAGTACGTCGACGAGGCGGGCTCCGAGGGCATTGAGCTCGTTGACTGGCTGATCGCTCGCGGTGCCATGGACGACCAGTTCGGCGGCGGGTCGCCCTCCGTCGACCACCGGTTCTACCACGTGCCGGCGTCGAATACGGCCGTCGGCCACCTCGTCATCTCGAACCCCGTCGCCCAGTGCACCGACTCCACCGCGCAGCTGGCCGAGCCGGCTGTGAGCGTCTGA
- a CDS encoding amidohydrolase family protein, translated as MANGKTTGGFDKTAGWLDWYEGPSNPTFSLPAGAVDAHCHVFGPGAEFPYAPERKYTPCDASADELFALRDHLGFERNVIVQATCHGADNRALVDALRRSGRQARGVATVRRDVTEEQLHELHEAGVRGVRFNFVKRLVDAVPTDSLEEIVEKIAPFGWHVVIYFEAGDLPGLYDFFSGIKTDVVVDHMGRPDVTKDPDGPEFEVFLRFMRENPNVWTKVSCPERLSVTGPRALTGEQHAYTDVVPFARRVVEEFPDRVLWGTDWPHPNLKDHMPDDGLLVDYIPQIATTAELQQALLVDNPQRLYWPEGA; from the coding sequence ATGGCGAACGGAAAGACCACGGGCGGCTTCGACAAGACCGCCGGCTGGCTCGACTGGTACGAGGGCCCCTCCAACCCCACCTTCAGCCTGCCTGCGGGCGCGGTCGACGCGCACTGCCACGTATTCGGCCCCGGCGCCGAATTCCCCTACGCTCCGGAGCGCAAATACACCCCCTGCGACGCCTCCGCTGATGAGCTCTTTGCCTTGCGCGACCACCTCGGCTTCGAGCGCAACGTGATCGTCCAAGCGACCTGCCATGGCGCCGACAACCGGGCGCTGGTCGACGCGCTGCGTCGCAGCGGAAGGCAGGCACGCGGCGTCGCGACCGTCCGCCGGGACGTAACGGAGGAGCAGCTCCACGAGCTGCACGAGGCCGGTGTCCGCGGTGTGCGCTTCAACTTCGTCAAGCGCCTCGTTGACGCGGTCCCCACGGACTCGCTTGAGGAGATTGTGGAGAAGATCGCGCCGTTTGGCTGGCACGTCGTAATCTACTTCGAGGCCGGGGATCTGCCTGGCCTCTACGATTTCTTCTCCGGCATCAAGACTGACGTCGTGGTCGACCACATGGGCCGGCCTGACGTGACAAAGGACCCGGACGGCCCGGAATTCGAAGTGTTCCTGCGCTTCATGCGCGAGAACCCGAACGTCTGGACCAAGGTCTCCTGCCCCGAACGGCTGAGCGTCACCGGGCCCCGGGCCCTGACTGGCGAGCAGCACGCCTACACCGACGTGGTGCCGTTTGCCCGCCGCGTGGTCGAGGAATTCCCCGACCGCGTCCTGTGGGGTACCGACTGGCCCCACCCCAACCTCAAGGACCACATGCCCGATGACGGGCTTCTGGTCGATTACATCCCCCAGATCGCGACGACGGCGGAACTCCAGCAGGCGCTGCTCGTGGACAACCCCCAGCGCCTCTACTGGCCCGAAGGAGCATGA
- the ligK gene encoding 4-carboxy-4-hydroxy-2-oxoadipate aldolase/oxaloacetate decarboxylase, whose amino-acid sequence MRLNNLGLIHTNISRPDPEDVARLSKFGVATIHEAMGRVGLLRPYIRPVYNGAKLCGPAVTVLLQPGDNWMFHAAAEQVQEGDVIVAGCTTESEDGFFGELLATSLTGRGCKGLVIDGGVRDVADLERMDFPVFSRAINAKGTVKATLGSVNVPVVVANALVNPGDVVVADIDGVVVVPRELVAAVADASQAREDNEESKRQKFREGVLGLDLYGMREPLAAAGLEYVEN is encoded by the coding sequence TTGCGACTGAACAACCTCGGACTCATCCACACCAACATCAGCCGCCCGGACCCCGAGGACGTGGCACGCCTATCAAAGTTCGGGGTCGCGACGATCCACGAGGCCATGGGCCGCGTCGGCCTCCTGCGCCCCTACATCCGTCCCGTCTACAACGGCGCCAAGCTCTGCGGGCCGGCGGTTACCGTGCTGCTGCAGCCCGGCGACAACTGGATGTTCCACGCGGCCGCCGAGCAGGTGCAGGAGGGGGACGTGATCGTCGCCGGCTGTACCACGGAGAGCGAGGACGGCTTCTTCGGCGAGCTGCTCGCCACCTCCCTTACCGGGCGCGGCTGCAAGGGCCTCGTCATCGACGGCGGCGTCCGCGACGTGGCCGACCTCGAGAGGATGGACTTTCCGGTATTCTCCCGTGCTATCAACGCCAAGGGAACGGTCAAGGCCACGCTGGGCTCGGTAAATGTCCCGGTCGTCGTGGCAAACGCGCTCGTCAACCCAGGCGACGTCGTGGTCGCGGACATCGATGGCGTCGTGGTCGTGCCCCGCGAGCTCGTCGCCGCTGTCGCTGATGCCAGCCAGGCGCGCGAGGACAACGAGGAGTCGAAGCGCCAGAAGTTCCGCGAAGGCGTCCTCGGCCTCGACCTCTACGGCATGCGCGAGCCGCTTGCCGCCGCCGGCCTCGAGTACGTGGAGAACTGA
- a CDS encoding amidohydrolase family protein: MIIDIHGHYTTAPAQLGAWRDLQIAFSEGQGLAPDRATLRISDDDIRETIEANQLKLMNERASDITVFSPRASFMAHHIGDLEVSKTWARICNDLCARVSELFPDRFLMGAMLPQSPAEDPATTVAELTRAVEELGAVTVNLNPDPSGGKWTAPALTDRSWYPIYEKLVEYEIPAMVHVSTSCKPVFHTTGDHYLNADTTAFMQLLKGDLFRDFPGLKLVIPHGGGAVPYHWGRFRGLAMALGKPELEEHLLNNVFFDTCVYHQPGIDLLTKVIPTDNILFASEMIGAVRDIDPRTGHYFDDTKRYVDASESLTDAQRAQIFEANARRVYPRLDRALTARGL, from the coding sequence TTGATTATCGATATCCACGGCCACTACACGACGGCCCCGGCCCAGCTCGGCGCCTGGCGCGATTTGCAGATCGCCTTCTCCGAAGGACAGGGTTTGGCACCCGATCGGGCCACGCTGCGGATCTCGGACGATGACATCCGCGAGACGATCGAGGCCAACCAGCTCAAGCTCATGAACGAGCGGGCCAGCGACATCACCGTCTTCAGCCCGCGCGCTTCGTTCATGGCCCACCACATTGGCGACCTCGAGGTCAGCAAGACCTGGGCGCGGATCTGCAACGACCTCTGCGCGCGGGTCAGCGAACTCTTCCCCGACAGGTTCCTCATGGGGGCCATGCTCCCGCAGTCGCCGGCCGAGGACCCGGCCACCACAGTCGCCGAGCTGACCCGGGCCGTCGAGGAGCTCGGCGCCGTCACGGTCAACCTCAACCCCGATCCGTCCGGCGGCAAGTGGACCGCACCGGCGCTGACCGACCGGTCCTGGTACCCGATCTACGAGAAGCTCGTCGAGTACGAGATCCCGGCGATGGTGCACGTCAGTACGTCCTGCAAGCCGGTGTTCCACACCACGGGCGACCACTACCTGAACGCCGACACGACCGCCTTCATGCAGCTGCTCAAGGGCGACCTCTTCCGCGACTTCCCCGGACTCAAGCTCGTCATCCCGCACGGCGGCGGTGCGGTGCCCTACCACTGGGGCCGGTTCCGCGGCCTCGCCATGGCGCTCGGCAAGCCGGAGCTCGAAGAGCACCTGCTCAACAACGTCTTCTTTGACACCTGCGTCTACCACCAGCCCGGGATCGACCTGCTCACCAAGGTCATCCCCACGGACAACATCCTCTTCGCCAGCGAGATGATCGGCGCCGTCCGCGACATCGATCCGCGCACCGGCCACTACTTCGACGACACGAAGCGGTACGTCGACGCCAGCGAGAGCCTGACCGACGCGCAGCGCGCGCAGATTTTCGAAGCCAATGCCCGCCGCGTATACCCGCGCCTTGACCGCGCCCTGACCGCCCGCGGGCTCTAA
- a CDS encoding LysR family transcriptional regulator produces the protein MTITDLNQLRTFVVLYELRSVTAVAERLHVTQPTVSYTLKRLRARFGDELFRREGRDMVPTAKATQLFGPLHEALAQIHATVNEPDKFEPAEFSGELVLGLTSIGEQTFLPPIMTALARQGARPHLQVERLDSDQVEDGLTRGMIDLAMTVSMLGGPGLWRSSVREVEYVALVSGAHPLPETGPDMFAGRHFLRVSARGGHIFPLQLLTDQGLMQRVVLTVEEYSTVPAVLEATDLVVLLPRHVAQVFCGWFSGLSIADLPWPGHSTPVSLYTRSDASLTPAQRWFRSLVLGAVRE, from the coding sequence ATGACGATCACCGACCTCAACCAGTTGCGCACCTTCGTGGTGCTCTATGAGCTGCGGAGCGTCACCGCCGTCGCCGAGCGCCTCCACGTCACCCAGCCGACCGTGAGCTACACGCTTAAACGGCTTCGCGCGCGGTTCGGCGACGAGCTGTTCCGGCGCGAGGGGCGGGACATGGTGCCAACGGCCAAGGCTACCCAGCTGTTCGGCCCGCTCCACGAGGCCCTCGCGCAGATCCACGCGACTGTGAACGAGCCCGATAAGTTCGAGCCGGCCGAATTCAGCGGCGAGCTGGTGCTAGGGCTTACGTCGATCGGGGAGCAGACGTTCCTCCCGCCGATCATGACGGCGTTGGCCCGCCAGGGCGCACGGCCTCACCTGCAGGTGGAGAGGCTCGACTCGGACCAGGTCGAGGACGGGCTCACGCGGGGGATGATCGACCTGGCGATGACCGTCTCGATGCTCGGCGGCCCGGGGCTGTGGCGCTCATCGGTGCGCGAGGTCGAGTACGTGGCGCTCGTCTCGGGGGCGCACCCCTTGCCGGAGACCGGCCCTGACATGTTCGCGGGCCGTCACTTCCTGCGCGTCTCGGCCCGCGGCGGCCATATCTTCCCGCTGCAGCTGCTCACCGACCAGGGGCTCATGCAGCGCGTCGTGCTGACGGTGGAGGAGTACTCGACCGTGCCCGCGGTGCTCGAGGCAACGGACCTCGTGGTCCTGCTGCCGCGGCACGTAGCCCAGGTCTTCTGTGGATGGTTCTCCGGCCTGAGCATCGCCGACCTTCCGTGGCCGGGACACAGCACCCCGGTCTCGCTCTACACGCGCAGTGATGCGAGTCTGACGCCCGCGCAGCGCTGGTTCCGCTCGCTCGTCCTGGGCGCCGTTCGCGAGTAG
- a CDS encoding nucleotidyltransferase domain-containing protein yields the protein MSNVDRMAASVPTPETSWDPLSPQAVADVLAASPVRWWLSGGVALDRWLGEPIRERPNIDVSVVYGDLPRLVARLPAGYDAWALRNEEDLVPFAEAEGGEEVHPVLVRDVEKDAWVLRINAEDGTPHAWVYKRDPRLQLPWDRAVLDMGGIPTGAPEVQLVWKALRPRPEDDVDKDAVVPKLSEEARAWYERCILSIHPHSSWSIHVRSPFAPAKASWNRKRNS from the coding sequence GTGAGTAACGTTGATCGCATGGCTGCTTCCGTGCCGACTCCCGAGACGAGTTGGGATCCCCTTTCACCGCAGGCCGTGGCTGATGTGCTCGCTGCATCACCGGTCCGCTGGTGGCTCTCGGGCGGAGTTGCCCTCGACCGCTGGCTGGGGGAGCCCATCCGCGAACGTCCTAACATCGATGTGAGCGTGGTGTACGGCGACCTGCCGCGGCTCGTGGCACGCCTCCCAGCGGGCTACGACGCGTGGGCGCTGCGCAACGAGGAGGACCTCGTGCCGTTCGCCGAGGCAGAGGGGGGCGAAGAGGTGCACCCTGTGCTCGTCCGCGACGTCGAGAAGGACGCATGGGTGCTCCGGATCAACGCGGAGGACGGCACGCCCCACGCCTGGGTCTACAAGCGCGATCCCCGGCTGCAGCTGCCCTGGGACCGTGCGGTGCTCGACATGGGCGGCATCCCGACCGGCGCGCCCGAGGTTCAACTGGTCTGGAAGGCCCTGCGGCCGCGCCCGGAGGACGACGTCGACAAGGACGCCGTGGTCCCGAAGCTCTCCGAGGAAGCGCGCGCCTGGTACGAGCGGTGCATCCTCTCCATCCACCCGCACTCCTCGTGGTCGATCCACGTGCGCAGCCCCTTTGCTCCGGCGAAGGCCAGCTGGAACCGCAAGCGCAACAGCTGA